One window of the Pedobacter ginsengisoli genome contains the following:
- a CDS encoding hydrogen peroxide-inducible genes activator, whose product MTLVQLEYIVAVDTYRSFVGAAEKCFVTQPTLSMQVQKLEEMLNVKIFDRSKQPIIPTEIGAQIIEQARFVLQESQKIREIISSQQQDVVGELKVGIIPTVAPYLLPKVIAAMMEKYPELKLLIWEYTTEDIIHHLKTGILDCGILATPLGDNSVEEAPLYYENFVTYISKNSKLYKKKAIDADDLEDENIWLLNEGHCMRSQVLNICRSTKQNRLQGLTYNTGSVETLIRMVDMNNGATLLPELALEELSNKQMSKVRHFKSPEPVREISLVTHKNFIKKRMLNALKEEILTVIPKTMRQKKKKDVVGI is encoded by the coding sequence ATGACCTTAGTTCAACTGGAATACATAGTAGCGGTAGATACTTACAGAAGTTTTGTAGGCGCTGCCGAAAAGTGTTTTGTTACCCAGCCTACCCTTAGTATGCAGGTGCAAAAGCTTGAAGAAATGCTGAATGTAAAAATATTTGACCGAAGTAAACAGCCCATAATTCCGACAGAAATAGGTGCTCAGATTATTGAGCAGGCGCGCTTTGTTCTTCAGGAAAGTCAAAAAATCAGAGAGATTATCAGCAGTCAGCAACAAGATGTTGTTGGCGAACTTAAGGTCGGCATTATACCCACAGTTGCACCTTACCTTTTACCAAAGGTGATTGCGGCAATGATGGAAAAGTACCCCGAATTAAAACTCCTGATCTGGGAATATACCACTGAAGATATCATCCATCATTTAAAAACAGGAATATTGGATTGCGGAATTCTTGCCACCCCACTGGGAGACAATTCAGTAGAAGAGGCGCCGCTGTATTATGAAAACTTTGTTACCTACATCAGCAAAAACAGCAAACTATATAAAAAGAAAGCAATAGATGCCGATGATCTTGAGGATGAAAACATCTGGTTATTAAATGAGGGGCATTGCATGCGATCACAAGTGTTAAACATATGCCGTTCAACCAAGCAAAACCGCTTACAAGGCTTAACCTATAACACAGGTAGCGTTGAAACCCTTATCCGTATGGTTGATATGAATAATGGTGCTACGCTGCTCCCTGAGCTTGCACTTGAAGAATTAAGTAACAAGCAAATGAGTAAAGTAAGGCATTTCAAATCCCCTGAACCTGTTCGCGAAATCAGCCTGGTTACCCATAAAAACTTCATCAAAAAAAGAATGTTGAATGCGCTGAAAGAAGAGATCCTGACCGTTATCCCAAAAACGATGCGCCAGAAAAAGAAAAAGGATGTTGTAGGAATATAA
- a CDS encoding superoxide dismutase, with amino-acid sequence MAFELPALPYATDALEPHIDKQTMEIHHGKHHQAYVTNLNKALEGKPEAGQSIEEIVKNISKFPAAVRNNGGGHYNHSLFWEVIGPNKGGEPKGELAEAINAAFGTFADFKTKFAEAGATRFGSGWAWLSVGADKKLVVSSTPNQDNPLMDIAEVKGTPILGMDVWEHAYYLKYQNRRPDYISAFWNVVNWDAVAERFKKA; translated from the coding sequence ATGGCTTTTGAATTACCTGCGTTACCATACGCAACAGATGCATTAGAACCGCATATCGATAAACAAACTATGGAGATCCACCATGGTAAACATCATCAGGCTTACGTTACCAACTTAAATAAAGCTTTAGAAGGCAAGCCAGAAGCTGGCCAAAGCATCGAAGAAATCGTTAAAAACATTTCTAAATTCCCGGCTGCTGTCAGAAACAATGGCGGTGGTCATTATAACCACTCTTTGTTTTGGGAAGTTATTGGTCCAAACAAAGGCGGGGAACCTAAAGGCGAATTAGCTGAAGCAATCAATGCAGCTTTTGGAACTTTTGCTGATTTCAAAACTAAATTTGCTGAAGCTGGCGCAACCCGTTTTGGTTCAGGATGGGCATGGTTAAGCGTTGGTGCTGATAAAAAACTGGTAGTTTCTTCTACTCCTAATCAGGATAATCCTTTAATGGATATTGCTGAAGTAAAAGGTACGCCAATTTTAGGTATGGATGTTTGGGAACACGCATACTATTTAAAATATCAAAACAGACGTCCTGATTATATTTCAGCTTTCTGGAATGTAGTTAACTGGGATGCTGTTGCTGAACGCTTCAAAAAGGCATAA
- a CDS encoding nucleoside deaminase, with protein MSYYNFSEEENPAAEDEHYMLLALQEAQKAFDAEEIPIGAIVVCKGRIVGRGHNLTEQLNDVTAHAEMQAFTAASQTLGGKYLKDCTLYVTVEPCVMCAGASYWTQIGRIVYGAPEPKRGFTTKGGSLLHPKTILQGNVLALQCGDLMKRFFINKRG; from the coding sequence ATGAGCTATTATAATTTTTCAGAAGAAGAAAACCCGGCTGCAGAGGATGAACACTACATGCTTTTAGCCCTCCAGGAGGCTCAAAAAGCATTTGATGCGGAAGAAATCCCAATTGGCGCAATAGTGGTATGTAAGGGCAGGATAGTAGGTCGGGGTCATAATTTAACAGAACAGCTAAATGATGTTACTGCACATGCCGAAATGCAGGCATTCACAGCAGCTTCGCAAACTCTTGGTGGTAAATATTTAAAAGATTGTACTCTGTATGTAACGGTAGAGCCTTGCGTAATGTGCGCAGGAGCAAGTTATTGGACACAAATAGGCCGCATTGTTTACGGTGCACCGGAGCCAAAAAGAGGTTTCACTACTAAAGGAGGGTCGTTATTACATCCTAAAACCATTTTACAGGGAAATGTTCTTGCACTTCAGTGCGGTGATCTGATGAAACGGTTTTTTATAAATAAAAGGGGTTAA
- a CDS encoding tRNA-binding protein has protein sequence MEEITWNDFEKVELRAGTVLEVFDFPEARKPAYKVKVDFGELGIRMSSAQITALYTKEELVGKQIVGVVNFPRKQIGKFMSEFLVTGFADENGDIVLTTLNGKVPNGSKLC, from the coding sequence ATGGAAGAAATAACCTGGAATGACTTTGAAAAGGTAGAACTCAGGGCGGGAACTGTTCTGGAGGTTTTCGATTTTCCGGAGGCGAGAAAGCCGGCTTATAAAGTAAAGGTAGATTTTGGTGAGCTGGGAATCAGAATGAGTAGTGCGCAAATTACCGCTCTTTACACTAAAGAGGAGCTTGTAGGTAAGCAAATAGTAGGAGTGGTTAACTTTCCTAGAAAACAGATCGGTAAATTTATGTCGGAGTTTTTAGTAACCGGTTTTGCAGATGAGAATGGAGATATTGTATTAACAACCTTAAATGGTAAAGTGCCTAATGGCAGTAAATTGTGCTAA
- a CDS encoding class I SAM-dependent rRNA methyltransferase — MIDVILKKGKEKAAVLRHPWIFSGALDKVKGKPLNGEIVSVWSAEKEFLAYAYYNDQSRVALRLLEWNQNTEINKAWYQQKLKGAIASRKHVLNEHTNTCRLVFSEADFLPGLIVDKYADFLSLQILSAGIEAAKEDIIDILREELNPKGIFDKSDAGARKHENLEATQGLLWGETPPEFIEVKENGVVYHINIADGQKSGFYCDQRDNRLILAEYTKDKTVLDCFCYSGGFSLNSLKQGAAHVTSVDSSALAIETLQHNLSLNGIAQDKQTSIQSDVNKQLRTFKEEGKKFDVLVLDPPKYAPSRSALDRAARAYKDLNRLGMLLLKSGGILATFSCSGAVDLETFKQIIAWAALDAGKEVQIIKQFSQPEDHPVRISFPEGEYLKGLLLRVL; from the coding sequence ATGATCGATGTAATACTCAAAAAAGGCAAAGAAAAAGCTGCCGTACTTCGCCATCCATGGATTTTTTCAGGAGCATTAGATAAAGTTAAAGGCAAGCCTTTAAACGGCGAGATCGTATCTGTATGGTCGGCAGAGAAAGAATTTCTGGCCTATGCGTATTACAATGACCAGTCGAGAGTTGCTTTGCGCTTGTTAGAGTGGAATCAGAATACTGAAATAAACAAAGCCTGGTATCAGCAAAAGCTTAAAGGTGCAATTGCATCGCGCAAGCATGTGTTAAATGAACACACGAATACCTGCAGACTTGTATTTAGTGAGGCCGACTTTTTGCCCGGCTTAATTGTAGATAAATATGCTGACTTTTTATCTCTGCAGATTTTAAGCGCAGGTATAGAAGCTGCTAAAGAAGATATTATTGATATTTTAAGGGAAGAGCTAAATCCTAAAGGAATATTTGATAAAAGTGATGCCGGAGCTCGCAAACACGAAAACCTGGAAGCTACCCAGGGCTTGTTATGGGGAGAAACTCCTCCGGAGTTTATTGAAGTAAAAGAGAATGGCGTGGTTTACCACATTAATATTGCAGACGGACAAAAATCGGGCTTCTATTGTGATCAGCGTGACAACAGATTAATCCTTGCAGAATATACCAAAGATAAAACCGTATTGGATTGTTTCTGCTATAGTGGTGGTTTTTCATTAAACAGCTTAAAGCAGGGAGCAGCTCATGTAACCAGTGTTGACAGCTCTGCCCTTGCCATAGAAACCTTGCAACATAACCTTAGCCTGAACGGAATTGCTCAGGATAAGCAAACCAGTATCCAATCAGACGTAAACAAGCAACTGCGTACGTTTAAAGAAGAGGGTAAGAAGTTTGATGTACTAGTGCTTGACCCACCAAAATATGCACCGTCACGATCGGCATTAGACAGGGCTGCACGTGCCTACAAGGACTTAAACCGACTTGGCATGCTTCTTCTTAAAAGTGGTGGTATATTGGCTACTTTCTCCTGCTCTGGCGCTGTGGATTTAGAAACTTTTAAACAGATTATTGCCTGGGCAGCATTAGACGCAGGTAAAGAAGTGCAAATTATAAAGCAATTTAGCCAGCCAGAAGATCACCCTGTACGTATTTCCTTCCCTGAAGGTGAGTATTTAAAAGGATTATTACTACGGGTATTGTAA
- a CDS encoding DUF6814 family protein, producing the protein MNALKKALGIFWIILGPASIIFMFMQAIEKVGLAPEGVAKTNTALQWGIILFIFIPISAGLVVFGYYALKGEYDKLPED; encoded by the coding sequence ATGAACGCATTAAAAAAAGCATTAGGAATATTCTGGATCATACTTGGTCCGGCATCCATCATATTTATGTTTATGCAGGCTATTGAAAAAGTAGGCCTGGCACCCGAAGGAGTTGCCAAAACAAATACCGCCCTGCAGTGGGGAATTATCCTGTTTATTTTTATCCCAATCAGTGCAGGCCTTGTTGTTTTTGGCTATTATGCACTTAAAGGAGAATACGATAAGTTACCGGAAGATTAG